In a single window of the Ancylobacter polymorphus genome:
- a CDS encoding alpha/beta fold hydrolase has translation MPTFSHDGIEFAYLDEGEGAPIVLVHGFGSTKEINWVGPGWVSTLTGAGRRVIALDNRGHGASAKLYQPELYDPWLMARDVLALIDHLGLPQVDLMGYSMGGRISACAALTAPERVRALVLGGIGIHLIAGAGLPITIADALRAPSLDDVTDPMGRMFRAFADQTKSDREALAACIVGSRRTLSREEVMRISVPTLIAVGTRDEVSGAAAPLAALISGARAVDIPDRDHMRAVGDKVFKEAVLAFLNERV, from the coding sequence ATGCCGACCTTCTCCCATGACGGTATCGAATTCGCCTATCTCGACGAGGGGGAGGGCGCGCCGATCGTGCTGGTGCACGGCTTCGGCTCGACCAAGGAGATCAACTGGGTCGGGCCGGGCTGGGTCTCGACCCTCACCGGGGCGGGGCGGCGGGTGATCGCGCTCGACAATCGCGGCCATGGCGCCTCCGCCAAGCTCTACCAGCCCGAATTGTATGATCCCTGGCTGATGGCGCGCGATGTGCTGGCGCTGATCGACCATCTCGGCCTCCCCCAGGTCGATCTGATGGGCTACTCCATGGGCGGGCGCATCAGCGCCTGTGCCGCGCTGACCGCGCCGGAGCGGGTGCGCGCGCTGGTGCTGGGCGGCATCGGCATTCACCTCATCGCTGGTGCCGGCCTGCCCATCACCATCGCCGACGCGCTGCGCGCCCCCAGCCTGGACGACGTGACCGACCCGATGGGCCGCATGTTCCGCGCCTTCGCCGACCAGACCAAGAGCGACCGCGAGGCGCTGGCCGCCTGCATCGTCGGCTCCCGCCGCACGCTGAGCCGCGAGGAGGTGATGCGGATCTCCGTGCCGACGCTGATCGCGGTCGGTACCCGCGACGAGGTGTCCGGTGCCGCCGCCCCGCTTGCGGCGCTGATATCAGGCGCGCGCGCGGTCGACATTCCCGACCGCGACCACATGCGCGCGGTGGGCGACAAGGTGTTCAAGGAAGCGGTGCTGGCGTTCCTGAACGAGCGGGTGTGA
- a CDS encoding type II toxin-antitoxin system RelE/ParE family toxin produces the protein MVEVRQTAEFVRWFTRLRDEAAAARILARIRRLSLGNPGDAKPVGEGVSELRIDYGPGYRVYFVQRGGVLAILLCGGDKHSQDKDIPAAKALAREWKE, from the coding sequence ATGGTCGAGGTGCGGCAGACGGCTGAGTTTGTGCGATGGTTTACGCGGCTGCGGGATGAGGCAGCCGCAGCACGGATACTTGCCCGCATTCGCCGTCTTTCCCTCGGCAATCCGGGCGATGCGAAGCCGGTCGGCGAGGGTGTCAGTGAGCTTCGCATCGATTACGGCCCCGGCTATCGAGTCTATTTCGTGCAACGGGGAGGCGTGTTGGCGATCCTGCTCTGCGGCGGCGACAAGCACTCGCAAGACAAGGATATCCCGGCGGCCAAAGCGCTCGCCCGTGAATGGAAGGAGTGA
- a CDS encoding addiction module antidote protein: MALETTPWHAADHLDTPESIAAYLEAIFEDGDPALIAAGLGDIARSKGMTKIARDAGVTREALYKALSADGDPRLSTLLGVVRALGLTLTVAPKSAA; encoded by the coding sequence ATGGCACTCGAAACGACCCCATGGCATGCCGCGGACCACCTCGACACGCCGGAGAGCATAGCGGCCTATCTCGAAGCGATCTTCGAGGACGGCGATCCTGCACTGATCGCTGCCGGCCTCGGCGACATCGCTCGCTCCAAGGGCATGACCAAGATCGCCCGGGATGCCGGGGTGACGCGCGAGGCGCTTTACAAGGCGCTGAGCGCGGACGGGGATCCGCGTCTCTCCACGCTGCTCGGTGTCGTGCGCGCGCTCGGGCTCACGCTCACGGTAGCGCCCAAAAGCGCGGCCTGA
- the cysE gene encoding serine O-acetyltransferase codes for MAVNTLQRAEAPRALDKVDPVWARIRAEAETITQREPALASFVYSTVLYHTSLERAVAHRIAQRLDHGDVPADIIRQAFEEAASDDPGLGVAIRADIVAVLDRDPATDRAIQPLLYYKGFHAIQTHRLAHWLWKNGRTDFALYLQSRSSAVNQVDINPAAPFGRGIFFDHATGIVVGETAVIEDNVSVLQGVTLGGTGKEHGDRHPKIRHGVLLGAGAKVLGNIEVGHCARVAAGSVVLKPVPARTTVAGVPAKVVGEAGCAEPSRSMDQMFDHFADMPTFLGEAI; via the coding sequence ATGGCTGTGAACACTCTTCAGCGCGCCGAAGCGCCGCGCGCGCTCGACAAGGTCGATCCGGTCTGGGCGCGCATCCGCGCGGAAGCCGAGACCATCACCCAGCGCGAGCCGGCGCTTGCCAGCTTCGTTTATTCCACCGTGCTCTACCACACCTCGCTGGAGCGGGCGGTGGCGCACCGCATCGCCCAGCGGCTCGACCATGGCGACGTGCCGGCGGACATCATCCGCCAGGCCTTTGAGGAAGCGGCGTCGGACGATCCGGGGCTTGGCGTCGCCATCCGCGCCGACATCGTCGCCGTGCTCGACCGCGACCCGGCGACCGACCGGGCGATCCAGCCCTTGCTCTATTACAAGGGCTTCCACGCCATCCAGACCCACCGTCTGGCGCATTGGCTGTGGAAGAACGGCCGCACCGATTTCGCGCTCTATCTGCAGAGCCGCTCTTCGGCCGTGAACCAGGTCGACATCAACCCGGCGGCACCGTTCGGTCGCGGCATCTTCTTCGACCATGCCACCGGCATCGTCGTGGGCGAGACCGCGGTGATCGAGGACAATGTCTCGGTGCTGCAGGGCGTGACGCTGGGCGGCACGGGCAAGGAGCATGGTGATCGGCACCCGAAGATCCGCCACGGCGTGCTGCTGGGGGCGGGTGCCAAGGTGCTCGGCAATATCGAAGTGGGCCATTGCGCCCGCGTCGCCGCCGGGTCGGTGGTGCTGAAGCCCGTTCCGGCCCGCACCACCGTGGCGGGTGTGCCGGCGAAGGTGGTGGGAGAGGCCGGCTGTGCCGAGCCCTCGCGCAGCATGGACCAGATGTTCGACCATTTTGCCGATATGCCGACCTTTCTCGGCGAGGCGATCTGA
- a CDS encoding DUF3126 family protein produces MEKKDLERVQTYMRRLFTNTQLRVVARPKKKDSAEVYLGDEFIGVLFEDKEDGELSYNFQMAILDTDLED; encoded by the coding sequence TTGGAAAAGAAGGACCTGGAACGCGTCCAGACCTATATGCGGCGCCTGTTCACCAACACCCAGCTGCGCGTCGTCGCGCGTCCGAAGAAGAAGGATTCGGCCGAGGTCTATCTCGGCGACGAGTTCATCGGCGTCCTGTTCGAGGACAAGGAAGACGGCGAGCTTTCCTATAATTTCCAGATGGCCATTCTCGACACCGATCTCGAGGACTGA
- a CDS encoding gamma carbonic anhydrase family protein: MPVYALDGVAPELPALGRYWIAPTAELIGNIVVGDEASVWFGSVIRGDNEPITLGARVNIQELCVLHTDPGFPMTIGEDCTIGHKAMLHGCTICANSLIGMGATILNGAKIGRNCLVGAGALITEGKEYPDNSLIVGAPGKVIRSLDEAMEKRIHGTAAHYVRNWRRFAEGLKRVD; the protein is encoded by the coding sequence ATGCCGGTCTACGCGCTCGACGGTGTGGCGCCGGAACTCCCGGCGCTCGGCCGCTACTGGATCGCCCCCACCGCCGAACTGATCGGCAATATCGTGGTGGGCGACGAGGCGAGCGTGTGGTTCGGCTCGGTCATTCGCGGCGACAATGAGCCGATCACGCTCGGCGCCCGGGTGAACATTCAGGAACTGTGCGTGCTGCACACCGATCCCGGCTTCCCCATGACCATCGGTGAAGACTGCACCATCGGCCACAAGGCGATGCTGCATGGCTGCACGATCTGCGCCAACAGCCTGATCGGCATGGGGGCGACGATCCTCAACGGCGCGAAGATCGGCCGCAACTGTCTGGTGGGCGCGGGCGCGCTCATCACCGAGGGCAAGGAATATCCCGACAATTCGCTCATCGTCGGGGCGCCGGGCAAGGTGATCCGCAGCCTCGACGAGGCGATGGAGAAGCGCATCCACGGCACCGCCGCGCATTATGTGCGCAACTGGCGGCGCTTCGCCGAAGGGCTGAAGCGGGTGGATTGA